The Apium graveolens cultivar Ventura chromosome 10, ASM990537v1, whole genome shotgun sequence nucleotide sequence ATACTAACTCTAGAAGACCATCTTACTCCAGTTCTTCAGGCTAAAGTTGCTAAGGTAACTCAACTCAATGCTTCTTTCTTTCCACCATTAATATTATGTAAAGAAATACTTGGCACAACTGCAACAACATGGAATCATAAATTTTTCTTTATCACCCTCTAGTTACATATATTTTAATTGTCATTTCTTTAAATCAAAATACTAATCTAAACAGATGGTGAGTGAAACATTTGGAGACATGCTCTTTATTTCTGGGTCAGAAAGCTTTGCAGAATTTCCATCCCCTGAATTGCTGAAAAGAAAGATTCTTATCTCGACCAAACCACCAAAAGAGTATCTTGAAAGTAAGAATATTAAAGTCATGCATATTGCAAATGAACACAAGGAAAAGGTATCTGCAGAGGAGAAAGCCTGGGGAACGGAAGTCTCAGATATTGGAAAGGAAATGGAAGTTGTTGACGTGGTAATTTTTTACTTGTCATACgcttccttttcctcttattAAACTTCTGATAATCTCGTTATTAGGTGTCTCAAAACAAATTCTCTGCTTTTTGTTAAATTCAAGAAGTTATATTTAATCAGGAAATAGATGATGGAGAAGCTTACAACGAGGAAGGTCTTCAAGATGACAAAAGCAACTTAAAGCAAAACGTTGATCCTGAATACAAACATTTAATTGCAATTTGTGCACGAAAAAGGAAAGGTGGGATCAAGGATTGGCTGCATGATGATCCTAACAAGGTCACGCGCATTAGCCTAAGGGAACAGAATTTAGAAAGTGCTGTCATTGATCATGGTGCTGATGTTATAAGGTATAACAGTGGATGTTGAACAATattatatatgttattttacGGATGCATAAATTTAGTACTTCAATTTTGcattaaaaatcataaaaaggATTAACTGTTAGTATATCCGATTAAGTTATGATTTGTCACCAGGTGCTCTTTGATAAAACAAAATGTAAGTAACTCAGTCTCTAAGCAATGACAACTATTCCAGGCTCAAAATACTTGAATGTATCGGTCTAACTACATTCAATCTCAATGGTAAGTAATATAAAGTCCCTTAATGTTATCTCTGTATGTTGAAAGGTTTACCAGGAGAAATTTGTTAAGGATATTTCCCAAGGGTTCACGAGTTGACTCATCAAACTACAGTCCGTTCATTGGATGGATGCATGGAGCTCAGATGGTCGCATTTAATATGCAGGTTTACAGATTCTCTACTCATTTCATATAATGCTTTTGCTGTATAAAGTAGTGACATCCGTTGGGGAGGTACTAATTCTTTTGTTGTGCAACAGGGCTATGGCCGGTCACTTTGGTTGATGCAGGGATTATTTAGAGCCAATGGTGGTTGTGGTTATGTGAAGAAACCAGATTTTCTACTGAAAGTTGGTCCCAAATATGAGGTCTTTGATCCCAAAAGAAAATTACTTGTAAAAAAAACTCTAAAGGTGAGCGAAAAGATATCACACTTTCTGGTATTTAAATTTTAATGAAGTGCTCTTGAGTTTGATGTTTTTAATATAGGTTAAAATATATGTGGGAGAAGGATGGCATAATGATTTTGATGATACACACTTTGACATATACTCCCCACCAGATTTTTACGTGAAGGTATTAAGACTATGTTTTCCTTGGGAGGGGAGGGGGACTGGTTATATTATAAATCTTATGTGGATGAATACACTGACTGATTTTTATAACCATGTTTGGCTCAAATTTTTTGTATCCAGATTTATTCATTTAGTTTCAATCTGTTAATGTGCGTACAGTGCATTGGCAGGCCAAAACGGAGTAAAAATTCTTTTTTGTTTGTCATGTGGCCTTTACTCTATGCAGGTTGGGATTGCTGGAGTTCCTTATGATTCAGTAATGAGAAAAACAAAGACAATTCAGGACAAGTGGATACCAACATGGAATGAGGAGTTTGAGTTTCCTCTGACAGTTCCTGAGCTCGCATTGCTTAGGATTGAAGTTCACGAGTATGACTTGTCAGATAATGATGATTTTGCAGGACAAACATGCCTTCCTGTGCCGGAACTGAAAACAGGAATTCGAGCTGTACCTCTTTGTAACCAAAAGGGGGATGAGTACAAATCCGTGAAGCTCCTCACACGCTTTCAATTTGTCTAATAGACAAGACATTCGCCACTTATTACTGGTGCCCGAATCAATGCAAAATCGTAAATAATGAAtaatacgattattttaaaaataagggaaagcctaaataaaatttgtaaatcAGAGTTGAGAGAATTTGTTAAAAAGCAGGCAGCCTAGTACCTAAATAAGCATTATCTTATGCAGACTCCATATGTAGTTATTTGTTATGTATACATAATTGCTAGATGAAGGTTATGTTTTGCACTTGCTCTGAGGGTTACAATAGAAGAAAGCAAAAAAAAGTGTCACAAGCTGTAAGAACTTCATTCCGGATAAATGTAGAGGTGGATAATACTGTTTCTAGTCGACTGGGAATCACTTGGACGAGGAACAGGACAAACAAATAATTTCAACACGAGATTTGCTTTATCAGCTGACATCAAACATCAGCTATGAGCACATAGAAAATCCTTCAAAGAATGAATATACCGTCACTATCCCTGGCTCATTCTTTTTGAATGTTTAGGTAAGCAAACTGTGGAAGCTGGGGGCTTATTAGCTGCTTTGGCTGTGTTCTCAGATTTGTCTCCTTCTGTACTGGGAAGGCCGTATAAAGTGTTAATGATGAACAACAGATTGAGCTGAAAGCCATGTTGTGCACTTGTTCACCACTTTATTCTCAAATCCTTGTTTGTTGTCCACTTTGCAAAACCTGCCCAATTACTCTTCTTATTTCGCCCATCAGGCATTAATAGGTACCTCAATGTAACATGAACTCTCTCTGTGAGAGCAACCATACATTTGTTACTCTTCATGCATCTACAGATCCTTTTGATATCTTCCTTACATTTTTTTTACTTGGTTGGCAGAATTAGGATTAGGAACTTGTAGTTGATCCACTACCTACTTACCATAGTTGACAACTTCCCTCCTGGCAGCCTGAAGTTAATTCACGGAAGATCAAAGACTGCCAATCGGCTTGGAAAATTGTAGGCCGCAGTAAAGAAGATGCAGCAGATGAAAACTTCAACTTACAAAAGCTGGCTTAATGAATGCAGGATTTTCGAGTTGGACCTCGGATCGTAGCAGAAAGCGGTATCAACACATTGTTCTGGTTTAAGCAGAAAGTGATTTATTGACGATTTCTTTTTAAGCTTTCAGACGCTACTTACAGAGAGAGTGTACAAAAATACTGCAAAATTACTCCAAGTGACAGACTAGCCCAAATGTATGAAATGTCAAAAGTCTGCAGAGGAATATATGCTCTATAATTCAAAAACACAGCAGAAGCACAATATCTAATATTCACATTATGTTTTCCCCTGAAGTTTCGAGTTTTTACATGCAGTCCAAGTCCCTGACAATCCTATCCTCTAAAAAATAAGTACTGTTCTGCTCCTGTCATaaaaaatagaataaaaagaGCCGCAGCTAGCAACTTTTATGCAGAATTAATAAAAAGATTTACTCTTCTAATGAATAGTAACTGAACATGATGTCATAATGTAAAATTACAGTCACGATTAAAAAAATAGAGCAATGATTATGGATAAAAACTTTTGTTAGATAATTGCACTACAAAGATTCCCAAAAAATATACAAAAAACATGAATGCTTTAAGTACTTTGCTCTGGTAAAGTGGTAAAATATAAAAAGTACTCTCATCTCATAGTTGCTTTAAGCATAAGAAGAAACTGTAAATCAATGGCTGAAACAAGTTTTAACTAGTCAGAAATTTTATTGTAAAATCGACAATTATAGTCTGAAAAAAATCATCGATTATGTGGACACAACATAGTTTACATATAATCCAAATCCAATCCAAAATTAGTATTACATAATCTGATAATCATACTATCAATAAAACAGAGAGCCACAGCTAAACCTTATTGTCTCCACACAGACTTGACAATCCTTAAAACATCTTCACGGTTCGTACCCTGCAGAACATAGCTTTTCGCAAGCTCTAAACTCTCCATATGCTCCGGTTCATCCTCAGCCATGTTGCTAAGCTTGCCAATAATTCTTCTACGTAGGGACTGCAAGCGTACACTGTTATAAAATTCGCGGCTTGCCGATTTTTCCCGAACATGCATGCTTAGTTCACGCTCGTCCAATGTTGCCTTCGGAAAAGCCATTAGAATTCCATAAATTTGTCTGATGGAAGTGAGTAAAAGGACTCGTTGCAATGATTCTTCTCGGGATACATTAACATTGTTTTGCACGGTCGTTTCGGAGTTTGTGGCAGTTGGTGGAGGGCGGAGAGAATCGGTTGGGGTGAGATTTTTGAGAGCTGCTGCAGGAGGAGCTTGATAATCCATCAAGATTGATTTTACAAAGTCTTTTGCAATGTTGTGATTCTAACATGTACCCCGAACGTTCTTTATATAGGTAAGGTAACAGGCTAAAACACCGGCATGTTTACAAATTCTACTAGGTTTTGAATCTGTTGAAATTGTAATCTCAAGCATACCTGCATTCATTTAGTTCAGTAACGGTTAGTTTTGTTTTGGTCAGCTGTTTTATCTAGTAAGCATCTAGTTTGCAGGAGTTTGAATAAGTCAGCTAGTGTCAGTTGTTTTCTTATTATTCCTTTATATTGTTTGTATTGCTTAGCAGAATAAATCAATTAGTCTTTTACAGGCATGTGAGTTTGCTTTTCTTGCTTCATACAAATAGctatacatatttatatatatagactatatttggtatcagagctggaGGTTCTGTGTGGACGTAAAAGACATTAGAGCATGGAGGTTAACAAGAGTAAGAATGGGTCATTAGGCTTTAGCTACCCAATGTTTGCCAGGGGCAACTATACAGCATGGGCACTCAAGATGAAGGTGTATTTGAAGGCACAAGGGGTATGGCATGCCATCGAATCGAAGGACTCAAAGGAGAAAGGAAAGACTGCACTTGACGATAAAACTGACAAGGTGGCTCTGGCAATGATTTATCAGGCCATTCCGGAAGAGATTCTCCTCTCTCTTGCAGATAAGGAGACGGCAGAAGATGCGTGGGAAGCTATTAAAAGGTTGTGTCAAGGAGCTGAGAAAGTTAAGATGACAAACATACAAACGTTGAAATCTGAATTCGAGGCCTTGAGTATGAGAGATGATGAACAGATTGATGACTTCCATATGAAGATTAATAGACTCGTGACAAACATCAGAGCCCTTGGAGAAGAATTGAGTGAAGACTACACAGTAAAGAAGTTCTTGAGGGTTGTACCTGCAAAATTCCTGCAAATAACATCTGCATTGGAGCAGTTTGGAGATCTTGAGAATATGACTATGGAGGAGGCCGTGGCTACGCTGAAGGCACACGAGGAACGTGTAAAAAGAAAAGCAGAAACAAAAGAAAAGGAGAACGTTCTTCTGTTGTCGGAGGAAGAATGGGCTAAACATGAAAAGAAAGAAGGAAAATTGTTGATGACACGGGAGAAGTGGCTAAAAAGAAACAAGGAAGGATCCTCGGTGTCCAGGAATCGAGGTGGACGAGACAAAGCTAATGGAAGGTGTTACAACTGTGGAATTTATGGTCATTTTGCTGCAGAATGTCGGAGGCCCAAGAGATTTGGAGAACAAAGGCAGGAGGCAAATCTGACTCATGTGGAAGATGATGAACCTACACTACTTCTTGCGATGAGCACTAAAGAGGAGCCAAAGTTGATCACTGCGGATAGAAGTGGGATCGTTCAAGCATTGCTGTCTAGGGATGCTAAGAAGACCAATGAATCAAATTTGTGGTACCTCGACAATGGTGCG carries:
- the LOC141690548 gene encoding phosphoinositide phospholipase C 2-like; protein product: MSKERYGCCCFWRKYKLGVAEAPLEIKQLFEKYSENGIMSLHHFQRFIKEVQGEAAEASIETMFNNIKDQKINKHFTQNKGLTIEGFFRYLFDGHINPPLPFPPKVHHNMRAPLSHYFIFTGHNSYLTGNQLSSDSSDIPIIDALHRGVRVIELDMWPNSTKDDVHVVHGGTLTNPVELIKCLRSIKQHAFVKSEYPVILTLEDHLTPVLQAKVAKMVSETFGDMLFISGSESFAEFPSPELLKRKILISTKPPKEYLESKNIKVMHIANEHKEKVSAEEKAWGTEVSDIGKEMEVVDVEIDDGEAYNEEGLQDDKSNLKQNVDPEYKHLIAICARKRKGGIKDWLHDDPNKVTRISLREQNLESAVIDHGADVIRFTRRNLLRIFPKGSRVDSSNYSPFIGWMHGAQMVAFNMQGYGRSLWLMQGLFRANGGCGYVKKPDFLLKVGPKYEVFDPKRKLLVKKTLKVKIYVGEGWHNDFDDTHFDIYSPPDFYVKVGIAGVPYDSVMRKTKTIQDKWIPTWNEEFEFPLTVPELALLRIEVHEYDLSDNDDFAGQTCLPVPELKTGIRAVPLCNQKGDEYKSVKLLTRFQFV